TGAAACAACACTTTACTCTTCACATTTCTTCTGACATCTTAATAACGGCGTCGCCTTTTTTTCATCAAGATGACAAAAGACGACATTGCAATGATGACAGCAAAGCAAAGATATACGAGAGTGGAGAAGAGAACATCATAGATGGCAGCTGCATGGAAGAAATTAGCATCAAGAGTTTAGCACCAGTGGACAGGCCAAGCAGGATTTAGCTCAGCAACACCATCAGGTTTGCTACCAAACACAGACTGGTCCCTCAAAGTTTCCATATGTTGTTGGAATGCCAGACGTGGACTCTGCTAGCCGgcacagaagaaagaatttagATATTCAAGACCAAGTGCCTGAGGAAACTGCCCCGGATTCCTTGAAACGTTAGACAGATGAATAAGTCAGGCGCAACTGCTTGTATCAAGTAGAAGTAGTTCATTCTTGTATACAATGCTGCCGTTTGGAAGGACTcatagtctttttctttttaaaaaaaaatacacaaatactaTTTGTTCCGAAAAAGGTGAAGATGTTATCGTTTCGGAAGAGTTTTGTAAAGCCCATTTACAATTCGGCATCACGCTTGGGGCTGAAGTAACGTTTTTTCCCAATGTGCCAGTCAGACTTCacgtttgatttttgttttttggcgtTCGTGAAGTCACTGGCTGAgatctggaagaaaaaaaaaaaatgttgatgaaaattTATATTCACAGGAAAAAGTATTGCAGCATATTTAGGCAAGAGTGAATATATGTGGACGACACGTTTAACACATCCTAGCACACATACATTTCAAACATTATTGTTaagtgaattttgtctttgtgactttttttctctgtcatttattattacacCCTCTCCCACATATAAACGACGCATGAATCCACACATACAATGCACGCACGCATCCACATGCACGCTCGCGcgatcgcacacacacacacactaccttcGAAGAGGACCAGGTTGAAGCCTGCACCACGCATGAGCGTCGCACTCTCTAGCTGTGCTCGGACATTTCTCTTCTGAGAGGAGTAGACAAGTAAGAGATAGTGTAAGTAGATATTCAACGAACGATTTTAATAGACTCACAGCATATCACAAAATGTTAGACAACTGACACACGAGGAATGACCTTATGAGACCTACACATTTATCTGCACTAGGGCgcgcacacatatatttatgaCCACACGCGAGCATGCATATAAACAACATATGTAGACAATGGGTCTGGTTTTTGTTGGTCAATCACTTTTCAGACCTCATCATTAAAGTGTCTAATCGTTCGATCTGTCTCTTAGCTGTTGTCTTTTTCATTGATGCTAGCTCCATCCAGTTTCACTCTCTTGTAcgttttagtgtgtgtgtgagagagagagagagagaaagacgaaagaaagacagagagggagCGGGACATAAATCTATTTTTGAGTTTCCCTACAAACAGCAGAATTTTTCTGTAGGTTGAAACAGGTGATCAAATAATTAAAGCAAATTAAAACGGTAAAACCATACCATCAATAACAGCAATTAAAAGGAGGCaattccctttaaaaaaaaaaaaaaaaaaagaccggtTATTAGTGTATCtctgtgcgtatgtgtgcgCGCACTTGCTTTTCTGCATTCAAGACTGCGCGCCTGTACCGACGAGCAAGCAAAGCCCTCGTGTGACGCACGACTCACATCACCGACGAGGCGGACAGGTCGAATGAGACCCAAGAGAGTGGCGGTGCGCACCACGCAGGTGTAGATGGAGAAGGTGATGGCGAGCACGACTCGCTTGATGATGACTAGCAGCACGTACATCGCCATCAGCAGGCAGTGCAGTATCAGCCCCACAATCACGTCCACACGGCGCTGGCGCGTCAGGACTGACCACTTCTGTCCACTCAGCTTGATAATCTCCATCAACCACATCGCTAGCCCAGGTCAAACGCCAAATCCTGTCCTTTTGTACTGGTTCTCTGTTGCAATGAATACCAAAATTGTCAACCGCAACGATTACAGTGTTTGTTAGAATGAATACTGGATGTGTTGCAatgaatatattatttatttttctatttgtttcttGCAACAACTATAAATTTTGTTGGTAGTATTTCAGCAATAAATGGAGGGGAaagaagcagatttttttctgtaagtggAGGGAGGAAGGTATGGGTTTCTTATTAAgtacagactttaaaaaattttttttaaaagtcccgAGTAGTTCCCCATCTTGCTGTACGAATGTAAGAAGTGGACTCTGCTTGAAAGGAGAATGCAGACAATAAAGATAAGTGCATGAGGAGCGCAAAACCGATGACGTTTTACGGACCACGGTCGCCAcccttgtaggacaccagggaCCCCTTCTCCCAACAGTCAACCG
This window of the Pomacea canaliculata isolate SZHN2017 linkage group LG4, ASM307304v1, whole genome shotgun sequence genome carries:
- the LOC112561848 gene encoding uncharacterized protein LOC112561848 isoform X1, which produces MWLMEIIKLSGQKWSVLTRQRRVDVIVGLILHCLLMAMYVLLVIIKRVVLAITFSIYTCVVRTATLLGLIRPVRLVGDVSRASHEGFACSSVQARSLECRKAKEKCPSTARECDAHAWCRLQPGPLRRSQPVTSRTPKNKNQT
- the LOC112561848 gene encoding uncharacterized protein LOC112561848 isoform X2, producing the protein MWLMEIIKLSGQKWSVLTRQRRVDVIVGLILHCLLMAMYVLLVIIKRVVLAITFSIYTCVVRTATLLGLIRPVRLVGDVSRASHEGFACSSVQARSLECRKKRNVRAQLESATLMRGAGFNLVLFEDLSQ
- the LOC112561848 gene encoding uncharacterized protein LOC112561848 isoform X3; translated protein: MWLMEIIKLSGQKWSVLTRQRRVDVIVGLILHCLLMAMYVLLVIIKRVVLAITFSIYTCVVRTATLLGLIRPVRLVGDKRNVRAQLESATLMRGAGFNLVLFEDLSQ